Proteins encoded within one genomic window of Salipaludibacillus agaradhaerens:
- a CDS encoding dicarboxylate/amino acid:cation symporter, with the protein MKLIAKLVIGIIAGILIGLMDVQWITQLFVTIKDIFGQFIGFVIPFIILFFIVSGVSKLGSSSGRLVGATVGTAYASTILAGIFAFIVASTVMPFIHATESEVGEGSGIAGFFELEIAPMMGVVTALVTAFLFGIGIAKTNSETLRKFFDEGKEIIELVITKIIIPFLPIYIAGIFVEMAAEGEVFNTLQVFGIVLLMVIISHWVWITIQYVVAGILTQQDPFKLIKNMLPAYFTGVGTMSSAATIPVTLKQTKKNNVKEEVADFAVPLCATIHLSGSVITIVTCAVAVMSVLGEYSIPSIGEMLPVIAMLGIIMIAAPGVPGGAIMAALGVLETMLGFSGGAIALMIALYMAQDSFGTATNVTGDGAINLIVNKIAKKNSGSAGESSASL; encoded by the coding sequence ATGAAGCTCATTGCTAAGTTAGTTATTGGGATTATTGCCGGTATTTTAATTGGTCTTATGGATGTGCAGTGGATTACGCAATTATTTGTGACGATTAAAGATATTTTCGGTCAATTTATTGGGTTTGTAATTCCTTTTATTATTTTATTCTTTATCGTATCAGGTGTTTCCAAGCTTGGAAGTAGCTCTGGACGATTGGTAGGGGCTACCGTTGGAACGGCTTATGCTTCAACAATACTTGCTGGGATTTTTGCTTTCATTGTGGCCTCTACAGTTATGCCATTTATTCATGCTACAGAATCCGAAGTAGGAGAAGGATCAGGTATAGCAGGCTTTTTTGAACTAGAAATTGCGCCTATGATGGGAGTGGTAACAGCTCTCGTTACAGCATTTTTATTCGGTATAGGGATAGCGAAGACGAATAGCGAGACACTCAGGAAGTTTTTCGATGAAGGAAAAGAGATCATTGAACTCGTTATCACTAAAATTATCATTCCATTCTTGCCTATTTATATCGCTGGGATTTTTGTAGAAATGGCGGCTGAAGGTGAGGTTTTTAACACACTTCAAGTCTTTGGTATCGTGTTACTTATGGTGATTATCTCTCATTGGGTGTGGATTACGATTCAATATGTTGTAGCAGGTATCCTGACACAACAAGATCCATTTAAACTTATTAAAAATATGCTTCCAGCTTATTTTACAGGTGTCGGAACGATGAGTAGTGCAGCGACGATTCCTGTCACGTTAAAGCAAACAAAGAAAAATAATGTGAAAGAAGAAGTGGCTGATTTCGCAGTACCATTATGTGCGACTATCCACCTGTCTGGTAGTGTTATTACGATTGTGACTTGTGCTGTAGCTGTCATGTCAGTATTAGGTGAGTATAGTATTCCGTCGATCGGAGAAATGCTACCTGTGATAGCTATGCTCGGGATTATTATGATCGCGGCCCCTGGCGTACCTGGTGGTGCGATTATGGCGGCATTAGGTGTTTTAGAAACAATGCTTGGTTTCAGTGGCGGGGCCATCGCTTTAATGATTGCTTTGTATATGGCACAAGATAGCTTTGGTACAGCTACGAATGTAACTGGGGATGGTGCCATTAACTTAATAGTCAATAAAATAGCTAAAAAAAATAGTGGATCAGCAGGTGAATCATCAGCATCCTTGTAA
- a CDS encoding DinB family protein: MSSVLNVRDHLLDELELAVKTSEKLIFRMDEADKRFRPADNMRTLLDVVHHLVSIPASDLMIMQEKSQEEVQSLELRIAEITEPARLVEEFRYNFEQFKSYIQSLSEEELLTKSTKAFYMEEGVVQIKWLIEVVTHVFHHRSQLYNYLKQNGHELNFFMLYG, encoded by the coding sequence ATGAGTAGTGTATTAAACGTTCGAGACCATCTTTTAGATGAGCTGGAACTAGCAGTTAAAACGAGTGAAAAGTTAATTTTCCGGATGGATGAAGCAGACAAGCGTTTTCGGCCGGCAGATAATATGCGTACATTGTTAGACGTTGTCCACCACCTCGTGTCAATTCCTGCCTCAGACCTCATGATCATGCAAGAGAAATCTCAAGAAGAGGTGCAGTCATTAGAATTACGCATTGCGGAAATCACAGAACCAGCTCGATTAGTGGAAGAATTTCGGTATAATTTTGAGCAATTCAAATCATACATACAGTCGTTAAGTGAAGAAGAGTTACTAACGAAGTCCACTAAAGCATTCTATATGGAGGAAGGTGTTGTGCAAATTAAATGGCTGATTGAAGTCGTGACGCATGTGTTTCATCACCGTTCTCAACTCTACAATTATTTAAAACAAAATGGCCATGAGCTGAATTTCTTTATGCTTTATGGCTAA
- a CDS encoding SIMPL domain-containing protein yields MYYLYGEQRYSSLSRSITVMGEGAVRTIPDTATIQIGVVTEGDELSEVQRRNALIMGEVMDVLGDSGIPKENIQTTVYTVQPRYHFVDGQQVFDTYDVTNQVTVTLPTVEGLGDIVDLAVNAGANYISHISFSLGDDAYYYKIALNRAVEDAVAKAVSLSDTLNLTLDTTPVKIEEESYDLVRPLRTLAMETMMATPIEPGDLEITARVKARFRY; encoded by the coding sequence ATGTACTATCTATATGGAGAGCAAAGGTATTCTTCCTTGTCTCGTAGTATAACGGTTATGGGAGAGGGTGCAGTTCGTACGATACCTGACACTGCGACTATTCAGATTGGGGTCGTAACAGAAGGAGATGAGCTTAGTGAAGTGCAGCGGCGTAATGCCTTGATAATGGGAGAGGTAATGGATGTGTTAGGGGACTCTGGTATTCCTAAGGAAAACATTCAAACGACCGTATACACTGTGCAACCACGCTACCATTTTGTCGATGGGCAACAGGTTTTTGATACGTATGATGTTACAAATCAAGTCACTGTCACACTTCCAACAGTTGAGGGGTTAGGTGACATCGTTGATTTAGCTGTAAATGCAGGAGCTAATTATATCTCTCATATTTCTTTTTCACTAGGTGATGATGCTTACTACTATAAAATCGCTTTAAATAGGGCGGTAGAAGATGCGGTAGCGAAGGCGGTTAGCTTATCAGATACGCTCAATTTAACACTTGATACGACACCCGTCAAAATAGAGGAGGAGAGTTATGATTTGGTACGGCCGTTAAGAACGCTAGCTATGGAAACGATGATGGCGACGCCTATTGAACCAGGGGATTTGGAAATAACAGCGAGGGTAAAGGCCCGTTTTCGTTATTGA
- a CDS encoding DUF421 domain-containing protein — MTDLGNVLIRGIIGFVLLLLLARIMGKKHITDMTFYEYIVGIAIGSIAAELTFSPHVRMSNFILGMIVWALLPVMASKIELHSFRFRKLSEGMPTVLIENGKILEENLKKESLTVDELMIHLRQKDAFSLADIESAVMEKSGLISVLKKKNRQPVTPKDIGLLTPKESFPTIVIIDGNLLERSLQEHGYTKEWLLAELMKQGANDPHDVFLAQIDSSGNLYVDFYNDNDTHAPKMKEKLLTAASVKQLQADLKRFSMASTNQQAKTLYQHHADHMDQLINDLSTYMVD, encoded by the coding sequence ATGACTGATCTAGGAAATGTCCTCATCCGCGGTATAATCGGCTTTGTATTATTACTCTTACTAGCACGCATAATGGGCAAAAAACATATCACTGACATGACGTTTTACGAGTACATTGTAGGTATTGCTATCGGGAGTATCGCAGCTGAATTAACATTCAGCCCTCACGTCAGAATGTCTAACTTTATTTTAGGTATGATCGTTTGGGCGCTCTTGCCTGTGATGGCTTCGAAAATAGAATTACACTCATTTCGTTTTCGTAAACTCTCTGAAGGTATGCCCACTGTTCTTATTGAAAACGGGAAAATATTAGAGGAAAACTTAAAAAAGGAGAGCTTAACAGTAGATGAGCTTATGATTCACTTGCGCCAAAAGGATGCGTTTTCTCTTGCTGATATAGAATCTGCTGTCATGGAAAAAAGCGGCCTTATTAGCGTTTTAAAGAAAAAGAATAGGCAACCCGTGACACCTAAAGACATTGGACTCCTTACGCCAAAAGAGTCGTTTCCTACTATCGTGATCATCGATGGAAATTTACTGGAAAGGAGTTTACAAGAGCATGGTTATACAAAGGAATGGCTCCTAGCAGAACTGATGAAACAAGGTGCAAATGATCCTCATGATGTTTTCCTTGCGCAAATTGATTCATCGGGCAATCTATATGTGGATTTTTATAACGACAACGACACACATGCTCCTAAAATGAAAGAGAAGCTATTAACGGCTGCAAGCGTAAAACAACTTCAAGCAGATTTAAAACGTTTTTCTATGGCATCAACGAATCAACAAGCGAAAACGTTGTATCAACACCATGCCGATCACATGGATCAGTTAATTAACGATCTATCAACCTACATGGTAGACTGA
- a CDS encoding DUF5068 domain-containing protein, with translation MLRSKKLVGVALSTLVLLAACGANDENNNENEAAAANENAEENEEVNDEEETNNEENEEVDEQPETEVTEGEIFNTFVGEETDGDLELIYTNTDANYVNDMDGFTITVEAYEVVKVTDMHANHANNFGDEREGYVVTAKATLENTRDNDVYYNANLGIRLADNHNVVHSARMYVPEERQLKADADVNMFKANTEQEFWFASRVTNDQFDEMLENGARYIIEGNASETGEYSDSLGGDQTFDFNVTEEQAGEATEAHDFYRDDFTANNMGEKTLFAEVADLNDSQELEGVTATVEGVQYVDFVPNEANEARFSNFEGEDIVILTAKLLVDNESDETVSLFMLDSMVNANDGEGRYLSSTGSAVSQNDLEPGQSGEAYLTFIFQKKYFNIYDELKLEVGPFRDAEAQDLFKGLELEFDLPLE, from the coding sequence ATGCTACGCAGTAAAAAATTAGTAGGAGTTGCCTTATCCACACTTGTTCTTTTAGCAGCATGTGGAGCGAACGACGAAAACAATAATGAGAATGAAGCCGCTGCGGCGAACGAGAATGCGGAAGAAAATGAAGAAGTAAATGACGAAGAAGAAACTAACAATGAAGAAAATGAAGAAGTTGACGAACAACCAGAGACAGAAGTGACAGAAGGAGAAATCTTCAATACCTTTGTCGGTGAGGAAACAGACGGAGACTTAGAACTTATTTATACGAATACTGATGCTAATTATGTAAACGATATGGATGGTTTTACCATTACCGTTGAAGCATATGAAGTAGTTAAAGTGACAGATATGCATGCTAATCATGCTAACAATTTTGGCGATGAGCGGGAAGGTTATGTTGTCACAGCAAAAGCAACGCTCGAAAATACACGGGATAATGATGTGTACTATAATGCTAATTTAGGGATTAGACTTGCAGATAATCATAATGTTGTTCATTCAGCAAGAATGTACGTTCCTGAAGAACGTCAATTAAAGGCAGATGCTGATGTCAATATGTTTAAAGCTAATACAGAACAAGAATTTTGGTTCGCATCTCGTGTGACAAACGATCAGTTTGACGAAATGTTAGAAAATGGTGCTCGTTATATCATCGAAGGCAATGCTTCTGAAACAGGAGAATACAGTGATTCCCTTGGAGGAGATCAAACGTTTGATTTTAACGTGACTGAAGAACAAGCGGGAGAAGCAACGGAAGCACATGATTTTTACCGTGATGATTTTACAGCAAACAATATGGGAGAAAAAACATTGTTTGCTGAGGTGGCTGATTTAAATGACTCTCAAGAACTTGAGGGAGTAACGGCAACAGTGGAAGGCGTTCAGTATGTGGATTTCGTTCCTAATGAGGCCAATGAAGCAAGATTTAGTAATTTTGAGGGAGAAGACATCGTTATTTTGACAGCCAAGTTACTCGTTGATAATGAGTCAGATGAAACAGTGAGCTTATTCATGTTAGATTCTATGGTAAATGCAAATGATGGTGAAGGACGTTACTTATCATCTACAGGAAGCGCAGTGTCACAAAATGATCTAGAGCCAGGACAATCAGGTGAAGCTTATTTGACATTTATTTTTCAGAAAAAATATTTTAACATTTATGATGAACTAAAATTAGAAGTGGGCCCTTTTAGAGACGCTGAAGCTCAAGATCTGTTTAAAGGTCTAGAATTAGAATTTGATTTACCGTTAGAATAG
- a CDS encoding MDR family MFS transporter, translating to MTQTENYSKVLIAALLIAGSFIAILNQTLMITAIPPIMQEMNITANTAQWLTTVFMLVNGIMIPISAFLLEKFTTRQLFLTAMGIFTLGTLIGAVATNYPVLLTGRIIQSAGAGVMLPLMQTVFLLIFPVERRGAAMGYIGLVISFAPAIGPTLSGWVTSNYEWRFLFYGILPLALIMIVVAYVKMPNVTDLKDPKVDPISIILSSFGFGGLLYGFTSAGNNGWGSPITIIVLLVAVIAVVAFILRQLRMAHPMLEFRVFKKRIFTLSTIICSIGFLGLIGLETIIPLYMQNMRGFSAVEAGIVLFPGALIAGLMAPITGRIFDKIGARALAIPGLMIMTISTFALLFIDTTTSLMYLTIMYAVRMFGFSMVMMPVNTAGLNAMPRKWIPHGAAMTNTIRQMAASIGTALLVSTMTTAEQTAGDIVARPDIFGAIIALGMIGVLTVVGFILSFKIKKTVPRASSEQQAAVSSE from the coding sequence ATGACACAGACAGAGAATTACAGTAAAGTTTTGATTGCAGCGTTACTAATAGCAGGCTCATTTATTGCCATCCTAAACCAAACACTGATGATTACGGCCATTCCACCGATTATGCAGGAGATGAATATTACAGCGAATACAGCACAATGGTTAACAACTGTTTTTATGCTTGTAAACGGTATTATGATTCCTATCTCTGCTTTTTTGTTAGAAAAGTTTACGACTCGTCAGCTATTTTTGACAGCGATGGGGATTTTTACGCTAGGCACGTTGATAGGGGCTGTCGCAACGAATTATCCTGTGCTGTTAACAGGAAGGATCATCCAATCAGCGGGCGCAGGCGTCATGCTGCCGCTGATGCAAACGGTCTTTTTGTTAATATTCCCTGTAGAACGCCGAGGGGCAGCGATGGGGTATATCGGCTTAGTCATTTCGTTCGCGCCAGCTATTGGCCCCACGCTCTCAGGATGGGTGACTTCTAATTATGAATGGCGCTTTTTATTCTATGGGATTCTTCCTTTAGCTCTGATCATGATTGTGGTGGCCTATGTGAAGATGCCAAATGTTACGGATCTTAAGGACCCGAAAGTAGATCCTATATCTATTATATTATCGTCCTTTGGGTTCGGCGGGTTATTGTACGGTTTCACAAGTGCGGGCAATAACGGATGGGGAAGTCCGATTACCATTATTGTATTGTTAGTCGCTGTGATCGCTGTTGTGGCATTTATCCTACGTCAGTTGCGAATGGCTCATCCAATGCTTGAGTTTCGGGTATTTAAAAAACGCATCTTTACTCTTTCAACAATTATCTGTAGTATCGGATTTTTAGGTTTAATCGGTCTTGAAACGATCATTCCTCTGTATATGCAAAATATGAGGGGCTTTTCAGCAGTTGAAGCAGGTATTGTCCTCTTTCCAGGGGCGCTTATAGCCGGGTTAATGGCACCAATTACCGGCAGGATTTTTGACAAAATTGGGGCAAGGGCATTGGCCATTCCCGGTTTAATGATTATGACGATCTCAACATTTGCCCTGTTATTTATTGATACAACGACGTCGCTCATGTATTTAACGATTATGTACGCCGTTCGCATGTTTGGTTTTTCTATGGTGATGATGCCCGTCAATACTGCTGGGTTAAATGCCATGCCGCGTAAATGGATTCCACATGGTGCAGCCATGACGAACACGATACGTCAGATGGCAGCGTCAATTGGGACCGCCTTATTAGTCAGTACCATGACCACTGCAGAGCAAACTGCTGGAGATATTGTGGCACGACCGGATATATTTGGAGCAATTATCGCCCTGGGTATGATCGGTGTACTCACCGTCGTTGGCTTCATACTATCCTTTAAAATAAAGAAAACGGTACCGCGGGCATCCAGCGAACAACAGGCAGCTGTTAGCTCTGAATAA
- the pdxK gene encoding pyridoxine/pyridoxal/pyridoxamine kinase: MSLEKVLTIAGSDSSGGAGIQADLKTFQDLGVYGMSALTTIVTMDPDNNWSHGVFPQQTDTVQQQLKTIVDGIGVSAMKTGMLGSVEIVELVSNTIKANKLKNTVVDPVMVCKGEDDVLHPETAESMKQLLVPKATIVTPNLFEAWQLSGVGPIKTVEQMKEAAEKIHRLGASHVLIKGGSKLSHDKAVDVLYDGHAFELLESDKIETPYVHGAGCTYSAAITAELAKGSDVKTAVQTAKAFITEAIKASFKLNQFIGPVNHGAYRRQLNG, encoded by the coding sequence ATGTCTTTAGAAAAAGTGTTAACAATCGCTGGTTCAGATAGTAGCGGTGGTGCAGGAATTCAGGCAGATTTAAAAACGTTCCAGGATCTCGGTGTATATGGTATGAGTGCCCTCACAACTATCGTGACGATGGATCCTGATAATAATTGGTCCCACGGTGTTTTCCCTCAACAAACGGACACCGTACAGCAACAATTAAAGACGATCGTTGATGGCATCGGTGTCTCTGCTATGAAAACGGGCATGCTCGGTTCTGTAGAGATCGTTGAGCTTGTATCAAACACGATTAAAGCGAATAAACTTAAAAATACTGTTGTTGACCCTGTCATGGTTTGTAAAGGTGAAGATGACGTCCTTCACCCTGAAACGGCAGAAAGCATGAAACAGCTGTTAGTCCCTAAAGCAACCATTGTGACCCCAAATTTATTTGAAGCTTGGCAACTAAGCGGGGTTGGGCCAATTAAAACAGTCGAGCAAATGAAAGAAGCTGCTGAAAAAATTCATCGTTTAGGTGCTTCACATGTTCTAATTAAAGGAGGAAGTAAGCTGAGCCACGACAAAGCAGTGGATGTCTTATATGACGGTCATGCGTTTGAGTTACTAGAATCTGATAAAATTGAGACACCTTATGTGCACGGGGCTGGCTGTACGTATTCAGCTGCCATTACAGCGGAACTAGCGAAAGGCTCTGACGTAAAAACGGCTGTGCAGACAGCAAAAGCGTTTATTACCGAAGCCATTAAAGCATCGTTTAAACTAAATCAATTTATCGGACCTGTCAATCACGGCGCTTACCGCCGACAATTAAATGGCTAA
- a CDS encoding AraC family transcriptional regulator yields the protein MDDKLQRMFHPVQANGRTAVSSYTEIAPSEALRPYVSCYWYSEPEGDNDNSRLQIASKTTVDRVIPDGCCDILFEHHIADNAYYVRYCGLMERPFVISYSMDNRVRRFGIRFFPGGAYGVIQTPLSCLKNQLCELDALLPRSESTAAEQLFAEESLVGKVRFAEAFLLSLLSWERMRTDNTMKSVLHHIFRSRGSAQIQSIAKKEVISTRQLNRKFQNWIGVTPKRFSEIVRFQAMVHYMQTSPSIDWSALALVYGFFDQPHMIRDFKRYYGISPVEAVKECQLVQRNVRFLQYEYFRED from the coding sequence ATGGATGATAAATTACAGAGAATGTTTCATCCTGTTCAAGCGAATGGTCGAACTGCTGTGAGTTCATATACTGAAATAGCGCCTTCAGAAGCTTTGCGTCCTTATGTGTCATGTTACTGGTATTCAGAGCCTGAAGGAGACAATGACAATTCGAGATTGCAGATTGCTAGTAAGACAACAGTTGATCGTGTCATTCCGGACGGATGCTGTGATATTTTATTTGAACACCATATCGCTGATAATGCTTATTATGTGAGATATTGTGGGTTAATGGAGCGGCCATTTGTGATCTCGTACAGTATGGACAATCGCGTACGTAGGTTTGGTATTCGATTCTTTCCCGGTGGCGCATACGGTGTTATTCAAACGCCATTAAGTTGTTTAAAGAATCAATTATGTGAGCTGGATGCTCTTTTACCTAGAAGTGAAAGTACAGCTGCAGAGCAACTTTTTGCTGAGGAGAGCTTGGTAGGTAAAGTAAGGTTTGCTGAAGCGTTTTTACTTTCTTTGCTCAGTTGGGAAAGGATGAGGACGGATAATACGATGAAAAGCGTCCTTCATCATATTTTTAGATCGAGAGGAAGTGCACAAATTCAATCCATTGCAAAAAAGGAAGTTATAAGCACGCGCCAATTGAATCGAAAGTTTCAAAATTGGATTGGGGTTACTCCGAAAAGGTTTAGCGAAATTGTAAGGTTTCAGGCGATGGTACATTATATGCAAACATCACCATCTATCGATTGGTCTGCGCTCGCCTTAGTCTATGGTTTTTTTGATCAGCCACATATGATCCGTGATTTTAAAAGGTATTATGGCATCTCCCCAGTAGAGGCAGTAAAAGAATGTCAACTAGTTCAAAGGAATGTCCGTTTTTTACAATACGAGTATTTCAGAGAAGATTAA
- a CDS encoding DUF4363 family protein, with translation MVRVSELARMILILTLIAGCHTGEIMKSEKDQVLFDYIGHMQQQVENHEWREAIISMEAFKKEYDNRKWKMQMLGELEDYQDIELEVEKFKVSARDNDESECQLGLKQIEYRLFSIYEI, from the coding sequence ATGGTTAGAGTCAGTGAACTCGCAAGGATGATTCTTATTTTGACACTTATTGCAGGTTGTCATACAGGGGAAATCATGAAATCTGAAAAAGATCAGGTTTTGTTCGACTATATTGGCCATATGCAACAGCAAGTGGAAAATCATGAATGGCGTGAAGCGATAATAAGTATGGAAGCGTTCAAAAAGGAATATGACAATCGAAAGTGGAAAATGCAAATGCTTGGGGAGCTAGAAGACTACCAAGATATTGAATTAGAAGTAGAGAAATTTAAGGTCAGTGCGCGAGACAACGATGAGAGTGAGTGCCAGTTAGGATTAAAGCAAATCGAATACCGCTTGTTTAGCATATATGAGATTTAA
- a CDS encoding bifunctional metallophosphatase/5'-nucleotidase, with amino-acid sequence MKKKTSLSALSAVAALTLFLTACNTDNNLENNENNNNTGNDTNNQNNEQNEAGEEAFNLTIFHTNDTHGRTNMYPQLITTLNEAKETYGEGLLLDAGDVFSGTLYFNEFRGQDAVEFMNLMEYDAFVPGNHEFDLGDPEEGHSELAEFFQAAEFPIVAANMDFSTDSSFDGMIGDSISSDAEGGTIYDGIIIEHEGEQIGIFGLNTEDTLHISSPGEVTFNDYIETAQDMVDQFEAEGVNKIIALTHLGYDTDPNVGNDLLLAEQVEGIDVIIGGHSHTQVDPPTLVTENADGEAIEPTVVSQAGEYGQFLGVTIVAFDENGVVVSSDGELLATEDREPDSEAAELLAPYTEQIEELQNEPAGSTVISELPNPRHGEDGEEGDPESVRANETALGNLISDAQLAAAQSVEENTIMALQNGGGIRTPIAEGDVTIGELIEVQPFGNRLTLLELTGEELIEAFEASVYDTPEENGGFLQVSSGTRLTYDSSEEPGQRVVSLEVDIDGEYVEIDEEETYTVATNNFTATGGDDHAVFGAAYDDGRGTIVGFTDWEMLRDYMAELGDVDYHVEDRLIDLSSEDE; translated from the coding sequence ATGAAGAAAAAGACGAGTCTTTCTGCACTGAGTGCCGTCGCAGCACTAACATTATTTTTAACAGCCTGTAACACGGATAACAATCTAGAAAACAATGAAAACAACAACAATACTGGCAATGACACGAACAACCAAAATAACGAACAAAATGAAGCTGGTGAAGAAGCGTTTAATTTAACGATTTTCCACACGAATGACACTCACGGCCGTACAAATATGTACCCACAATTAATCACCACATTAAATGAAGCGAAAGAAACTTATGGAGAAGGGTTGCTCCTTGATGCCGGTGATGTCTTTTCAGGCACACTTTATTTCAATGAATTCAGAGGCCAAGATGCTGTTGAGTTTATGAACCTTATGGAATATGATGCTTTCGTCCCAGGTAACCATGAATTTGACCTTGGAGATCCAGAAGAAGGGCATTCAGAATTAGCAGAGTTCTTTCAAGCAGCCGAATTCCCAATTGTTGCAGCGAATATGGACTTTTCTACAGATTCAAGCTTTGACGGTATGATTGGCGACAGTATCAGTTCTGATGCTGAAGGCGGTACGATTTATGATGGTATTATCATTGAACATGAAGGCGAACAAATTGGTATCTTCGGATTAAATACAGAAGACACGTTACATATTTCCAGTCCTGGTGAAGTGACATTCAACGATTATATTGAAACGGCACAAGACATGGTAGACCAATTTGAAGCTGAAGGTGTGAATAAGATCATAGCGTTAACCCACCTCGGTTATGATACAGATCCTAACGTAGGTAACGATCTCCTTCTCGCTGAGCAAGTAGAAGGAATCGACGTGATTATTGGCGGACACAGCCATACACAAGTGGATCCTCCTACCCTTGTTACTGAAAATGCCGATGGAGAAGCTATTGAACCGACTGTTGTGAGTCAGGCAGGTGAATATGGCCAATTCCTTGGTGTAACCATAGTGGCGTTTGATGAAAATGGCGTTGTCGTCAGTTCTGATGGTGAGCTTCTTGCTACCGAAGACAGAGAACCTGACAGCGAAGCAGCTGAACTGCTAGCACCTTATACAGAACAAATCGAAGAACTTCAAAATGAGCCTGCTGGCTCTACAGTCATAAGTGAATTACCTAACCCTCGTCATGGTGAAGATGGCGAAGAGGGTGACCCAGAAAGTGTTCGAGCTAATGAAACAGCTCTCGGTAACTTAATCTCTGACGCCCAATTAGCGGCAGCTCAATCCGTGGAAGAAAACACGATTATGGCGTTACAAAATGGCGGTGGCATTCGTACGCCGATTGCAGAAGGTGACGTGACGATTGGCGAACTCATTGAAGTACAGCCATTCGGAAATCGTCTCACCCTCCTCGAATTAACAGGGGAAGAGTTAATTGAAGCTTTCGAAGCAAGTGTTTATGACACACCGGAAGAAAATGGCGGTTTCCTCCAAGTGTCGTCCGGTACCCGTCTCACGTATGATAGCAGTGAGGAACCAGGACAACGGGTTGTGTCACTTGAAGTAGACATTGATGGGGAATATGTAGAAATAGACGAAGAGGAAACATACACGGTGGCAACTAACAACTTTACAGCCACTGGCGGTGATGACCATGCCGTCTTCGGAGCAGCTTATGACGATGGCCGCGGGACAATCGTTGGCTTTACCGATTGGGAAATGCTGCGTGACTACATGGCTGAACTTGGTGACGTAGATTACCATGTTGAAGATCGTCTCATCGATCTCTCTTCTGAAGACGAATAA
- a CDS encoding RDD family protein yields the protein MANYRHAGFWVRLGSYVIDSLLVFMPFWLAGVLVFDTTEIQQVPALYIPYVFISTLYFIAMPLTSYQATLGKVVFGLKITNGHYTKLSIGQAIGRYFAQMLSYVLLFAGFIMIGLTKNKTGLHDKLAKTYVVYKD from the coding sequence ATGGCTAATTATCGCCACGCGGGGTTTTGGGTGCGACTGGGGTCTTATGTGATTGACAGTTTGCTTGTATTTATGCCTTTTTGGCTTGCTGGCGTGCTGGTTTTTGATACGACAGAAATCCAACAGGTTCCCGCTCTTTATATACCGTATGTTTTCATAAGCACGTTGTATTTCATCGCTATGCCGCTCACATCTTATCAAGCTACCTTAGGTAAAGTAGTGTTTGGCTTAAAAATTACTAATGGTCACTACACGAAACTATCTATCGGTCAAGCGATTGGGAGATATTTTGCACAAATGCTATCGTATGTATTACTTTTTGCGGGTTTTATTATGATCGGTCTGACCAAAAATAAAACAGGCTTGCATGACAAACTGGCTAAAACCTATGTCGTGTATAAAGATTAG